tcgtcgtcgtcgtcgtggtcgatgGTCTATGGTAACCGTAGGCTAAGTACGGCGGAGGGTCATAGTCTGAGTTGTAGTGTTCGTCATCATAGTCGTCGGTGTAATCGGTCGGTGCAGGAGTCTGATAGTAGTAGGCCGTTCCGTGACGTGCGTCCCGTTGGGTAGCGGTTCGTCTAGTACGCCGTCGTCTAGTAGTCGTCGATCCGTTGACGGTGCGTCTCGAGGCAGAAAAGTCAAGGTTGTTACTAATACCGCCGACCGGCCGGTTCGATATGGAGGCTGCCGTTTGGGGCCGTTTCTTGGTTGTAGGTTTGCGCGTCTGTTTGCGTTTGGTCGTCGATGGTCGTTTGGTCGTCGTAGTTGTTTTAAGGTCCAGCTTATGGTCTACGACGGTAGCGCCGGCAACTAGGATCTGCGGCTGCGAGGGTCGGTTTGTTGCTGTCGGTGGGTTAAGGTCAAGTTTGTTGCTCACGAGTATGGTCGGTGTCGGCGCAGTCAAGGTAGTCGCCGTTGCTTTCTGTCCCTTGATCACAGTTGGTCGTTGCTGTAGTCCCGTGTTTCCGTTCGTTATCAGGTCTACCTTGTTGATGAAGCTTCCTTGTAACGGGCTCAACAAGATCGTCGGAGGTCCGCGTGTGGTCGTAGTAGTCGAGGAAAATGTTGTCAAGTGTGCGGTAGCGGCGGTAGTGTCCATGGATGGTTCTGTCTCGTTCTTGTCGGTGttatcttcctcctcctgctgctcctcttccgaatcgtcctcctcgtcatcgtcttcctcGTTCGTCCCGTTAGCGTTGGCGGCGTCGTTCGTGAAAGGGTCTCGTTCGGCCCAGGGGTCTAGGTCGATGGGGGCCATAAGTCGTGTCTCGCACGGTAGTCGCTCGTTCTGTCCAAAGTCtggtggaaggaaggcaaaTGGTTGCAGtgtaccaccgccaccaaggGCTCGGCACAGGACCTGCGACAAAGCCACTTGACGGATCGATTCGAGCTGGGCCGGCGTGAACGATGACTCGAAGCCCGCATTCTCGTACCAGAACCGATCGCCTTTGCGGAGATTGCTGAACTGCTGGGCGATGATACAGGCAAATGTAGGTCCGACGATACCACCAACGACTGGCCGCTCCGCTAGCCCTCCAACGAACAGATCAATATCATCAATCGTTCGGTACGCTTTGCGGAGCCGATTCGTTGAAGCCGGTCCCATCACTCGGTCGAGATCGCTCCAGTCCCGAATCGTTGACAGGCCACACGGGCCGCGCCAGTTCACGTACGCTGGTAGACCGTGGTCGCGACCCCGCTGTATGTTGATTGCCGCCAGATCGAGACCGAAGGGAAAACCTGATGACAAAGAAACGGATTAGTACATTAATCACTAGACGGTGGATGGTTGCGCCGGAAGATGGCCAAATAGAAACTCACTTTTCGTCTGAAACAGATGATTCGTCAACTCGGCCGTGATGAACTCGTCCCGCTTGAGGGCCCGCTGGTTCACCATGCCTCGCAGCAACCGATGCAACGATCCGGGACCACCGAAATCACCCTCGGCCGTATCCTCGTGCAGGCTGACGTTGTTGGCGATGAACCGATGGTTCCGGTCCGCACGCATGTACGTGTTCTGGATGAGCGAGTGGCCGAAACGGAAGGCTGCTGCAGAAAACTCATTCGCCACCGTCGGGTTCACGTTACTGTCGTACCCTCGATAGTAACCACTCGTTTCCAGCTCCAGATCGAACAGCCGGCACACGTCGCGACCCAGCACGAGCGGGAGAAACTCCCGGAAGGTGATGTGCTGGAAGAGCGCCCCGACAATGCGCCGCGTCTCCTGGTACACCTTCTCGTCGCTCCAGTGCGGGTTGAGGGCGGCCAGTCGTGTTGCAATCTGATTGTGTTCGTTCACCCAGATCatgtgcatcatcagcagaccCGGCTGCTCGCCACTCCTGCTGTCCCCCGGCCGTATGCATTGGTTAGCTAAGGCCGCCCGAAAGCACACGTCCTCGTGCGGTGGTCCccggccaaacagcagcataCCCTGGCGGAAGATGCGCGCATTGTCCGACGACCGTGGGTTGCTGGAGTAGATCGGCGAAGCATCCAGGTAGGCAGTAGCCTGGTTGGTCTGCTCGCGCCATGACAACAGACAGTCGCGTCGTTGCGCCGGCGCCGAACGAAGAAACTCGAGGCAGCGCACACCCAGCTGCGACAGCCAGGGATCATCGTGCGGCACCTTGATCGGCAGGCAGGATGGGTGCGTACTATCCTCACCGCAGCACCTCGGAGTGGAACCATTGATCGGGCGCGGTTGTGCCGTTGCCGTCAGATCGTGATCAATCAGCTGACCCCAGAGGGCGAGCATCATCGTCACGGGTGCTTCCTCGTTCCGGGAACCGTGCACCACCAGGCTAACGAAGCGTGCCGATGGCAGCGATGCACCGGTTACCGATCGGCTGTGGCCCAGAAACAACAaatcacacgcacatacacacaaacacagagaaTGAGAATACTGGATTGGCAGGACGACGGGATCCAAGGGTGCGCCTACTTGGTCAACGGTCAACTTACCGTATTCCCTCGACACCATCGTTGTACTCGGGCGCCAGGAATCGATGGAACGGCATCTGGGCTGAGCCCCAGCGAGGGCGCCGGGCATTGTTGCAGGTGCCATCGTGTGTCCGGTAGCGTAGACTTGCTGGTACACAGCGCGGTGGCTCCCGCGATGGGCACAACCGCTCCAGCGGTGTTTTCTTCAGCGAGATCTTTGGCGGTGCTTGCCGCCCGATGGCCACATACTCCACATTGGTACTGTGTCAAGTAGGCAAAGCGTGCCGTTAGAATCCTCCCGTTCACagcctgctactactactgcgatCGCTTGGACACAAAATCTCATGTCGGTTGTCAAGCACGTTGGGATGCTGGGTTGCTATGACTGCAACCAGCTAGATCCCAtctcgagagagaaagagtttgTTCAAGAGTTTGGCCCCATCGTTAGCCCGATCGCTCTCACTTTCACTTCGcacacaacggcagcagcaacaccacaaaGCTCTTTGCCCTCACGCTCACGCATCCCCAACTTTCTTCTGAACCGTTTTTTCCCCTCTAGCTTATGGCACGCTCGAGTCCGAGTCGTCTACCGTACCGTGCCGCACCGAACGCCAAAGCCACACTGCGATGGAGCACCGTGGGGACGATCGTATTTATAAAgttctccctcctccctccccgaGAAACCGTGTCGTCCGTGTGCATCGGGGGCCACGATCGGGCGCTTCCGTCTCGAgccaaccacccctccccacaGCCGACAGCCCCAACCGCCACTCGCACCATCGTCGCAACGGCGACGTGATGGCCAGACGTGACCCACGCCAGTGGTGGGGATCGtgtaatgtttttattttccaacccGCGCTCCCGGCATCGTCCGCCTTGGCATTAACCCCCGGCCCGCTCCCCTGCGGGCGTTTTTGCTGTCTTGTCTGTCTcttttttccatcattttccctTGAGCTTTCTTTCTTGGCTCCCTCTGGTTATCGCGAAAAGTGAGGATCGTGATCTTCCGCCAGCAGTGGTCGGCGTTCCGGGGCGACCGGAAGACATCGGTCGATGCGTTGTTTCAGGCTAAACGGCTAGTGCCCCGTAGTTGTCATGGAgacaatttgattttttttactcgCAATGTAAGGCCACCGGTGACGTGCCGGCTGAAGAGTGCGTGCTGATGGAAAGCTACCTTCGATCGTTTTGTGGGATCGCTTCGGGTGAATCGGCGGAACGGAGAAGTAGGAGCCCTCTTCAGCGGAAACGCGGGGACACCCAACCAAAGCTGAACCGGATTCAAAGCCGAGCCCTTCGGCCGTACCGTGACACATGATAAGGGAAAGTGAAAGATCACGACATCGAGCCAACCTGCACCGATCGAGTACACCCCGCAGTATGAACAGCACTACCCCTATCCTTCCATTCCGGGACCCCGGCCGCGGCCCTTCCGAGTTTCCAGGGCAAAGTTTCTCTTTTCTGATGCGTTCGTCAGGCGGGGCCCGGATGGCCTCCGAGTGTCTTATCCGATCCTGATCGCCATTTACTGgttgtttcggtttctttctcttcaaaTATGGTACCATACTTTACCGACACACGTCGCGCGGAGTAATAGCTTCCCTAGCAGGCCTAGCCACACCAACCACAGCCTTGC
The sequence above is a segment of the Anopheles darlingi chromosome 2, idAnoDarlMG_H_01, whole genome shotgun sequence genome. Coding sequences within it:
- the LOC125950586 gene encoding uncharacterized protein LOC125950586 codes for the protein MKTIKPTTRRRSTIAAPSRSNGCHYTMFAAGLLLQLCFIYGESNHLSANVTEQHSLVDIATDQQATELPRPNIASPLGGLPGNDQMSDERAQVMPRRHKTRRKTGANSSTSTSSTVNSNHTNRRKTKPKKRKNAMQTALQSAARKGLEAMIELYDRREPEMLKRGAVLDANDPGALLAQFSASNQTEADAKAAYASLVAAKMFKASTNVEYVAIGRQAPPKISLKKTPLERLCPSREPPRCVPASLRYRTHDGTCNNARRPRWGSAQMPFHRFLAPEYNDGVEGIRRSVTGASLPSARFVSLVVHGSRNEEAPVTMMLALWGQLIDHDLTATAQPRPINGSTPRCCGEDSTHPSCLPIKVPHDDPWLSQLGVRCLEFLRSAPAQRRDCLLSWREQTNQATAYLDASPIYSSNPRSSDNARIFRQGMLLFGRGPPHEDVCFRAALANQCIRPGDSRSGEQPGLLMMHMIWVNEHNQIATRLAALNPHWSDEKVYQETRRIVGALFQHITFREFLPLVLGRDVCRLFDLELETSGYYRGYDSNVNPTVANEFSAAAFRFGHSLIQNTYMRADRNHRFIANNVSLHEDTAEGDFGGPGSLHRLLRGMVNQRALKRDEFITAELTNHLFQTKSFPFGLDLAAINIQRGRDHGLPAYVNWRGPCGLSTIRDWSDLDRVMGPASTNRLRKAYRTIDDIDLFVGGLAERPVVGGIVGPTFACIIAQQFSNLRKGDRFWYENAGFESSFTPAQLESIRQVALSQVLCRALGGGGTLQPFAFLPPDFGQNERLPCETRLMAPIDLDPWAERDPFTNDAANANGTNEEDDDEEDDSEEEQQEEEDNTDKNETEPSMDTTAATAHLTTFSSTTTTTRGPPTILLSPLQGSFINKVDLITNGNTGLQQRPTVIKGQKATATTLTAPTPTILVSNKLDLNPPTATNRPSQPQILVAGATVVDHKLDLKTTTTTKRPSTTKRKQTRKPTTKKRPQTAASISNRPVGGISNNLDFSASRRTVNGSTTTRRRRTRRTATQRDARHGTAYYYQTPAPTDYTDDYDDEHYNSDYDPPPYLAYGYHRPSTTTTTTTTTSEPPYAYYPFGGYYTVPSTTPPQPPYPYFDTRRPTLRTRTTTVRRRLSDKLTLSDATSRPRPNENSDLTRPNKPFLKPASGSSSHSSVFSVDFRRSLVVHGSGSPVATAPTSTMVVSSVASPSTTNGRNKLSANQLLSELPQRRTFFASNGTRLASLSSSSLPSDLPMKLSESFSTNDYDDYQDYQTTLQTKRDEAIGRPTIERLQEEHDGYLRPEQTHFVPLVRPDSNRLLGYRDYYGDGVTRTLPYRQDSTATADRTRNDIDSPLFRPDAPQTVRYASTYNDPLLLDDYSDKFVGLLLLDDSDRHDRRQGHRTIRLKERSIRDDVTQMDRKQITRLKHDKRPSGNKHSGMPAASSTISMVPFVLLTNIDRPDNWIMYHSKPSKRRTPPPAVPLLKSDTFSLSELPKPIIGPD